A DNA window from candidate division WOR-3 bacterium contains the following coding sequences:
- a CDS encoding tetratricopeptide repeat protein: METDFLEKSRSYMQEGQLEKAQVLLRRALHESPNSARALELSGDLAQRMGKRSEAVTRYEQAAAIYAENDQQLEAIICLEKVAKLERTNSDRYVHLAQLYRQTGLPNQGIQKMIELCSLSIENKDETTFINGLRKIVELQPDNLRLGLSYVRILRVMNRGEQAEEELSRLKSIATEKNEQGILKEINRLLPQPDGGDEGLDPKSRVELGNLLYEIGSKDEALVEFNRAVSDLVEQGEPLEAINVLNRIVEIDPGNESAFDKLRELQALTGTAPEEKIEEREIDLSEAPVQPAETTIDERGSEVAEETAQPVVAEGSERAEQTVDEKKEFVEVAEGTKGEDTGVVEPPEEVVTEEPEYAEAAMQEESIADTSEPVEGIFDDLIREVENYVDRAQKEKGTEPVEKEIEEPQTLEGQIADIEFLLKEMETPSAPSFEVASEFDEFRGNIRWDEEDVGKRLELAQRAFDAELYETAFTHAHELKINKHTWPLSLEITGAAMIKLGKYSEAIKTVGPAILLEDIPQSQKIELRYLLASAYQGMGDFDNALREIEHIMSTAPDYKDVKEMYELLGGTSVVYPSAPKIKPASEEKPVTGIEEKTEEPEIVRPQEPVEVPGETYDEKAAPEPEEEEPYEQRGENISFL, translated from the coding sequence ATGGAAACTGATTTCTTGGAAAAGAGCAGAAGCTACATGCAGGAGGGACAGCTCGAAAAAGCGCAGGTTCTTTTGCGTCGTGCCTTGCATGAAAGCCCAAATTCTGCAAGGGCTTTGGAACTTTCTGGCGATCTTGCTCAGCGTATGGGTAAGAGAAGCGAAGCAGTAACGCGCTACGAGCAGGCTGCAGCGATCTACGCGGAGAACGATCAGCAACTCGAGGCCATCATATGTCTTGAAAAAGTAGCTAAGCTCGAACGTACGAATAGTGACCGATATGTCCATCTTGCGCAGCTCTACAGGCAGACCGGACTTCCCAACCAGGGGATACAGAAAATGATCGAGCTATGCTCATTGTCGATCGAGAATAAAGACGAGACTACATTTATTAACGGGTTGCGTAAGATAGTTGAGTTGCAGCCCGACAATTTACGGCTGGGATTATCTTATGTGCGTATCCTGAGGGTCATGAATCGCGGCGAACAGGCGGAAGAGGAATTAAGTCGTCTGAAGTCAATAGCCACCGAGAAAAATGAACAAGGTATTTTGAAGGAAATCAACCGTTTACTCCCTCAACCGGACGGTGGTGATGAAGGGTTGGATCCAAAGAGCCGGGTCGAATTGGGCAATCTGCTCTATGAAATAGGCTCTAAAGATGAAGCGCTCGTTGAGTTCAATCGAGCCGTGAGCGATCTGGTCGAACAGGGCGAACCTTTGGAAGCGATCAATGTTCTCAACCGGATCGTTGAGATCGACCCGGGCAACGAATCAGCTTTTGACAAATTGAGGGAACTGCAGGCTCTGACCGGTACCGCTCCAGAAGAGAAAATCGAGGAGAGGGAAATAGATCTGTCGGAAGCGCCCGTACAGCCAGCTGAGACAACCATAGATGAAAGAGGCTCCGAAGTTGCTGAAGAGACCGCTCAACCAGTTGTTGCTGAAGGTTCCGAACGTGCCGAGCAGACGGTCGATGAGAAAAAGGAATTTGTTGAAGTGGCAGAAGGGACCAAGGGAGAGGATACGGGGGTCGTAGAGCCACCTGAAGAAGTTGTTACTGAAGAACCAGAATACGCCGAAGCAGCGATGCAGGAGGAATCGATCGCCGACACGTCTGAGCCTGTAGAAGGTATTTTCGATGATCTCATACGCGAGGTAGAAAATTATGTTGACCGTGCGCAAAAAGAAAAGGGTACAGAACCAGTAGAAAAAGAGATCGAGGAGCCCCAGACTCTCGAAGGGCAGATCGCCGATATTGAATTTTTGCTGAAGGAAATGGAGACGCCTTCTGCGCCAAGTTTTGAAGTGGCTTCTGAATTTGATGAATTCCGTGGAAATATCCGGTGGGATGAAGAGGATGTCGGCAAGAGACTGGAGTTGGCGCAGCGGGCTTTTGATGCCGAGCTTTATGAGACAGCGTTTACCCATGCACACGAGCTGAAAATAAACAAGCACACCTGGCCGCTGTCCCTGGAAATTACCGGTGCGGCAATGATCAAACTCGGCAAGTACAGCGAAGCGATCAAGACGGTGGGTCCGGCTATTCTTCTCGAGGACATACCGCAAAGTCAAAAAATCGAATTACGGTATTTGCTCGCTTCGGCTTATCAGGGGATGGGTGATTTTGACAACGCTTTAAGGGAGATTGAACATATCATGTCCACGGCGCCAGACTATAAAGATGTAAAGGAAATGTATGAACTCCTCGGAGGTACGAGTGTTGTCTACCCGAGTGCGCCGAAGATCAAACCCGCGAGTGAAGAGAAACCAGTCACGGGGATTGAGGAGAAAACGGAAGAACCTGAGATAGTCAGGCCACAGGAGCCCGTCGAGGTTCCAGGTGAGACATACGATGAGAAAGCGGCTCCTGAGCCCGAAGAAGAAGAACCGTACGAGCAGAGGGGCGAGAATATCTCGTTTCTCTAA
- the ftcD gene encoding glutamate formimidoyltransferase gives MEKIIECIPNFSEGRDEEKLNQIIGEIESAGVDLLDREMDPSHNRAVVTFVGEPEAVLEAAFRGAKKASELIDLTKHKGEHPRMGATDVIPFVPISNATTRECVELAKRLGKRIAEELQIPVYLYEAAATRPDRQNLANIRRGEFEGLRDEIETNPDRRPDFGEPKIHPTAGATVVGARFPLIAFNLNLDTSDVEIAQKIAKAIRFMSGGFRYCKALGFELKNEGVAQVSINMTEYTKTPLFRVYEMARREAERYGVCIKESEIVGLVPEQALIDTARYYLQLDRFNENQILEYRLRGKAGKQSILEFLNDLAMSKPTPGGGSVAALEAALGTGLLAMVTGITVRKTKDAELKDFHGHLKLEMYDFYKYIDKDKQAFDEVMTAFKLPEESPEEKKAKEAAVQDGLKNAAQVPLEVCKKILLVYPYAKTLAQKGLKSAISDVGVALHALHSGFIGARLNVLINLKSITDDEFNTSMNTTVDSLTKQEEKMFREIEKIFLTTF, from the coding sequence ATGGAAAAAATAATTGAGTGTATTCCGAATTTCAGTGAAGGTCGTGACGAGGAAAAACTCAATCAGATTATCGGTGAGATAGAGAGTGCTGGTGTTGATCTGCTCGACCGGGAGATGGACCCGAGCCATAACCGAGCAGTTGTAACATTCGTCGGCGAACCCGAAGCCGTGCTCGAAGCCGCTTTCAGGGGTGCGAAGAAAGCCTCGGAGTTGATCGATCTTACAAAACACAAAGGTGAACATCCGCGCATGGGTGCAACCGATGTTATACCGTTTGTGCCGATCAGTAATGCAACGACACGCGAGTGTGTGGAACTGGCAAAACGTCTCGGGAAGAGGATTGCCGAAGAGCTTCAGATCCCAGTTTACCTGTACGAGGCGGCTGCAACCCGGCCGGACCGTCAGAACCTCGCCAACATAAGGAGGGGTGAATTCGAAGGACTGCGTGATGAAATAGAGACCAATCCAGACCGTAGACCGGATTTTGGTGAACCGAAAATACACCCCACTGCCGGAGCTACCGTGGTGGGAGCCAGGTTTCCGCTCATTGCATTCAATCTTAATCTGGATACGTCCGACGTCGAGATCGCTCAGAAGATCGCCAAGGCAATACGTTTCATGAGCGGGGGGTTCCGTTACTGCAAAGCACTGGGTTTTGAACTGAAGAATGAAGGAGTTGCCCAAGTTTCGATAAACATGACCGAGTACACAAAAACGCCACTTTTCAGGGTGTATGAAATGGCGCGCCGTGAAGCCGAGCGCTACGGTGTATGTATCAAGGAATCAGAGATCGTTGGGTTGGTTCCTGAACAAGCCTTGATTGACACGGCAAGATATTACCTCCAGTTAGACCGTTTCAACGAGAACCAGATTCTCGAGTACCGTCTGCGCGGCAAGGCGGGAAAGCAGTCGATACTTGAATTCCTTAATGATCTGGCGATGTCCAAACCTACTCCCGGCGGGGGCAGCGTCGCGGCGCTCGAAGCTGCACTCGGTACCGGGCTGCTGGCGATGGTCACCGGGATAACCGTTCGCAAAACAAAGGATGCCGAACTCAAGGACTTCCATGGCCATCTGAAGCTTGAAATGTACGATTTCTACAAGTACATCGATAAGGATAAGCAGGCCTTCGATGAGGTCATGACTGCGTTCAAGCTGCCGGAAGAGTCACCAGAAGAGAAAAAGGCGAAAGAAGCGGCGGTGCAGGATGGCTTGAAGAATGCCGCCCAGGTACCCCTTGAGGTATGCAAGAAGATTCTGTTGGTCTATCCCTATGCTAAAACACTCGCCCAGAAGGGTTTGAAGAGTGCGATATCTGACGTTGGGGTCGCACTTCATGCCTTGCATAGCGGGTTCATCGGCGCGCGGTTGAATGTGCTCATAAACCTCAAATCAATTACCGATGACGAATTTAACACTTCAATGAATACTACAGTTGACTCTTTGACCAAACAAGAAGAGAAAATGTTTAGAGAAATCGAGAAGATATTCTTGACAACTTTTTGA